Within the Maribacter sp. BPC-D8 genome, the region AGTCCACAAGATACCTTTCGAGGTTTTTTTGATAGTTTCCATACGGTGTAGATTGATTTGATTGTCAACTACAATGTACGTTTTATTTCATTAAAAAACAGCTAGTTACGCTATGGCGAATGGTGAAAAAAGAAGTGGTTATTTAAATATAAGTCCGTTCTCGGCATCAAATTGTGCTTGTTCTTCAGGCGAAAGTGCATCGCGAATAGCACGAATGGTAAAACCACCAACCACTTTGCCTTCGTCGTAGTACATCCAATCGCTAATATCGGCGTTGTTTACCGTAATGGTATCGCCCAATTGAACTTCACTGGTGTAAACCGGTTCGTTGGCAATAATACCCATTAAAGCATTATCAATTAATTGAATATCGCCCACCCAAATATGTTCGGCACCACCATCGGCTTCGAATTTTTGTTTAATAGTGAAATATTCAAAATTAGGATTGTCGCTAGCTATTGCCTCTTTAAAATCACCTATAGAATTTTTGGCATCTATCATGGCCTGGTTCATTTTAGCATCGTCATCTTCCACATTGTACACATCTGGTTCGCCAGAGCGTTCTGTTTTATCAGCTGAGCCTTCTTTGCAAGAAGTTAGTATAAATAATAGTGATGCGATAAAAAGTAGCGATTTCTTCATAAGATAGGTGTCTATTTTATTTAATATGGTTTGTAGTACTATGAAGCACAACGCAATAGTACTTGTATTGTTTTATTGGATAATAGAGATTTTAATGCCTAGTAGAAGTTTACTTCGGGTTTTTACCGTTTCGCGGGTCTTGTTTTAACACTTTGGCGGTAGTACGGTAAAAAGTAGGCGAGTAGGAGTAGAACTCATGAGGTTGCTCAAAAAAGGTCTCTAACGCAATGGCAAAAAGCTCCATTAAGTTAGTGCCGCCATAGTCCCTGAAAATGGTGTATTTGCCTTCACGTATAAGTGGTATTTTTTTAGTAGCCAGTTCTTTCCAGGCGTTGAGGTCTGTATCTTTAAATGCTTTCGAAAAATACGAGCCTTTGGCGTTTTCAATGATTAAGCAATGACTGAACTCGTGTATGGCAATGTTTAATCCGTCATCGGTAATAACGAATCCTTTTTCTACAGCAGGCCACGATAAGTTTACACGCTTGGTAGCGGTATTTACATCGCCATCATACAAAACATCTCTACCGGTGTATGAATATGAAGTCGGAGTAACAAAAATGGTTTTGAAGACACTTAGAACATCTTGTTTCAGACCAAAGGTAATCTGAACGAATGCACTAGAAATAACCAATTTCATTTCGGTGGTAAGTTCAAAACCTTCTGTAGCATCAAAATCTGTAGTATTTACAAATAGCAGTGTTCTCACCACAAAAGACTCTTGGTGCTTTTCAGATAATGCAGCGTAATAGGAGTTCCATTTGCTGAGTACCTCATGGCATTCTTGCTTGCTACTGGTCTTAAGAAATAAATTGACGAAAGTATGTTTGGCGTTCAAGTAATTGGTTTGGTTGAAAGTGTGGTTCGGTAAATAATTATTACAAAAAAATGCGGAGGGTAAAATTAGTGTTATTCGGTGATAACAACACTACCAATAAGTTCATTTTCGGTAGGTTTTTCAAACCAAGTTTCCATAAAGTCAAAATTCTCTTGGCTAACTTCAAACTCAAATGTAACTCCTTTTTCGGTGTTGCGCTGTTGTACACGTTGCCATCTGGTATTTTTTGAAATATCTAAAAAGTGAAGTTTAATTTCGAACCCATTAGATGCCGCAAAAGCTCTAAATTTTTCGCGGTGTTCAAATTTAGATAATCCCAAGTCTAAAATAGCATCAGTATTTGATTCTTCTAATTGCGTTACCACATTTAAAATCATTGTTTCTGCCCGCTCAATACGCTCTAAAAACCATTCTAATCCGTCAGTTTCAGTTTTGTCTGGTAGAAATAGGGTATTGTTCCAAGTATCTATAGAGAAAATTACACCTTTAGTTTTCTTTTTTAGTTCATTTGAATAGGTTGTTTTACCTGAACCTGTATTACCGACGATGAGGTGTAGCATGAGTTTTACTTTAAATTTAAGTATTACACTATTGTTCTATTCAACGCTAAAACTCTTTTCGATCAAATCAAACCCTGGCTTGTTTGTGGCGTTATCTTCCGTAGCTTGTTGTATTAGAATTGCAAAAGTTTTATCGCCCTTATAAAAGAAGTGAATATCCCCTTCATGATCAAGGCCTAGAATACTTGCCGTAAACTTTAATGAAGTGGAATTTATATCGTTAAATGAACCTTCAGCAACACTTTTAAAGTTGAGCTTAGAATTTTTATAGATGATATTATTCTCTAATTCTTCTTTATAGATATCTACCCATTCATTTAAATCCATCTCACCATTCACCCAAGTTATGGTTATAATGCCGCTAGAATCAAAACCATCTTTTTCGACAGATAAATAATACCCGAGGTCATCTATATTTTCTTCATCAGTAATTCCCCAACCTGTGGGGCTGGTTATTGAAACTCCATCTCTTTCAAATTTTGCAGGTTTACTTTCGCTACAAGAAGTTAAGAATAGAAATATGGATGCTATTAATATTAGTGGTTTTTTCATGTTGTTGGTTTTCAAAGAGAATTGATGTTTTTTAATGAAATATATAAAACCGATTAATGTTTTAATTTTCGTTTACTTTTAAAATAATCATATATCCATAATAATAGTAATATGAACGCTGCAATGAATGAAAGATAGCTTGTTGTTAAATTCAAAGCGATTACATTTAAATTATAGTCTATAATTGGAATTTCAACATTATTGGAAATACGACCACCTAAAATATTTATTTCTGGTTTTATACCTAAAAAACTATTCTGCTTAATTTTTTTCTGAAAATACTGTCTTTCAGCATCGATGATAATTTTCTTATTAATTTCAAGAGAAGAAACGAGTTCCATTCCTTTGTCAAAATCAATATATAAATATTTTATTTTGAATTTCTTTTTTGGAAATTCAGAGAATTCTAGTCTTATATCATCTGTCTTTTCATAATCGGATATTTTTGGTTCAAATGATGCTATCGTCAATTTTTTAGAGATGATATCACCTTTATATAACCTTTTCTTGGATTCACTATTATAATACAGGCCAACTAATAGAAGAGTTATTATAAGTATTAAATAAGTTAACGATTCAATTCTTTTCATTCAATTAAATGAACGTGATAATTTTAGTTGTTATTGTTTGTTAGTGAAATTAGACTGGTTTTACAAAATTCATACAAAAGGACCATAACTGAAGTTTATTAATTTGGAGTAGGACCATGAAAACCAAACAGCATTAAAATCCACCAACCAATACCAGTAAAAAGCAACAATAAGGTAATCAAAGTAGTAAGTAAAGGTAAAGCCGAAATAAAAATATAGCTACGTCCAAGTTTTTTTACTAAACCCAAAATCAATAAAGCAAGA harbors:
- a CDS encoding YegJ family protein, with protein sequence MKKSLLFIASLLFILTSCKEGSADKTERSGEPDVYNVEDDDAKMNQAMIDAKNSIGDFKEAIASDNPNFEYFTIKQKFEADGGAEHIWVGDIQLIDNALMGIIANEPVYTSEVQLGDTITVNNADISDWMYYDEGKVVGGFTIRAIRDALSPEEQAQFDAENGLIFK
- a CDS encoding zinc-dependent peptidase — translated: MNAKHTFVNLFLKTSSKQECHEVLSKWNSYYAALSEKHQESFVVRTLLFVNTTDFDATEGFELTTEMKLVISSAFVQITFGLKQDVLSVFKTIFVTPTSYSYTGRDVLYDGDVNTATKRVNLSWPAVEKGFVITDDGLNIAIHEFSHCLIIENAKGSYFSKAFKDTDLNAWKELATKKIPLIREGKYTIFRDYGGTNLMELFAIALETFFEQPHEFYSYSPTFYRTTAKVLKQDPRNGKNPK
- a CDS encoding AAA family ATPase gives rise to the protein MLHLIVGNTGSGKTTYSNELKKKTKGVIFSIDTWNNTLFLPDKTETDGLEWFLERIERAETMILNVVTQLEESNTDAILDLGLSKFEHREKFRAFAASNGFEIKLHFLDISKNTRWQRVQQRNTEKGVTFEFEVSQENFDFMETWFEKPTENELIGSVVITE